A single window of Arcobacter venerupis DNA harbors:
- a CDS encoding ketopantoate reductase family protein, with the protein MNIVVIGSGGVGSFYGVIFHRIGHNVKFVARNENLEYLKNNKLKLSHSSFDFEEKVNVISMAELMSSNPSEVDVIFLATKSMSTEIISNQMGEWIKDNKVIPYFISLQNGVENEDIMAKFYPIEFVIGGLTRLIAAHTIRLGYVESTGEVQTILGAIKPTSANQFFLNNLKIELDKTNTTTFLSDNIELELWNKLIINNGLNAICALLEEKTGILIRDEKVSKLIYGLMCETAIAAKVVGVNITQENVDMMFELMINFESIKPSMWLDKLNNRDLELEDICGVVIKNCEKQGLDAPYTRTISTILEFSYNKRRVK; encoded by the coding sequence ATGAATATTGTAGTTATTGGCTCTGGAGGAGTAGGTTCATTTTATGGTGTAATTTTTCATAGAATTGGACATAATGTAAAGTTTGTAGCAAGAAATGAAAACTTAGAATATTTAAAAAATAATAAACTAAAACTTAGCCATAGTAGTTTTGATTTTGAAGAAAAAGTAAATGTTATTTCAATGGCTGAATTAATGAGTTCAAATCCAAGTGAAGTTGATGTAATCTTTTTAGCAACAAAATCTATGAGTACAGAAATTATCTCAAACCAAATGGGTGAATGGATAAAAGATAATAAAGTTATACCATATTTCATCTCTTTACAAAATGGTGTTGAAAATGAAGATATTATGGCTAAATTTTATCCAATTGAGTTTGTAATTGGAGGCTTAACAAGATTAATAGCAGCACACACAATTAGACTGGGATATGTAGAATCTACAGGTGAAGTTCAAACAATCTTAGGTGCAATAAAACCAACTTCAGCTAATCAATTTTTTTTAAATAATCTAAAAATTGAGTTAGATAAAACAAATACAACTACTTTTTTAAGTGATAATATTGAACTTGAACTTTGGAATAAATTAATTATTAATAATGGACTAAACGCAATTTGTGCCTTATTAGAAGAGAAAACTGGAATTCTAATAAGAGATGAAAAGGTTTCAAAACTAATTTATGGACTTATGTGTGAAACAGCAATTGCAGCAAAAGTAGTTGGAGTAAATATTACACAAGAAAATGTTGATATGATGTTTGAATTGATGATAAATTTTGAATCAATAAAACCATCAATGTGGCTTGATAAATTAAATAATAGAGATTTAGAGCTTGAAGATATTTGTGGAGTTGTGATAAAAAATTGTGAAAAGCAAGGATTAGATGCACCATATACAAGAACAATTTCTACTATTTTAGAATTTTCTTATAATAAAAGAAGAGTTAAATAA
- the maf gene encoding septum formation inhibitor Maf, which produces MIRLGSNSPTRALILKNFGIDFIQNGGDFDEDSITTTNPKSFCYLATKGKFEELFKKYGINEMPLLVADSVVTCEGKLLRKAKDLKDAKSMLELQSGNKTSVITCMIYKSKEKELIDISITTYEFLPFDKKHMQEYLDSGECFGKAGAIMVEGFCKPYIKNVIGYESCAMGLCVEKLKVYL; this is translated from the coding sequence TTGATTAGACTTGGTTCAAATTCCCCAACAAGAGCATTAATTTTAAAAAACTTTGGCATTGATTTTATTCAAAATGGTGGAGATTTTGATGAAGATTCTATTACAACAACTAACCCAAAATCTTTTTGTTACCTTGCAACAAAAGGCAAATTTGAAGAACTCTTTAAAAAATATGGCATTAATGAAATGCCTTTATTAGTTGCTGATTCTGTAGTTACTTGTGAAGGGAAACTCTTGAGAAAAGCAAAAGATTTAAAGGATGCCAAAAGCATGCTAGAGTTACAAAGTGGAAATAAAACTTCAGTAATAACTTGTATGATTTATAAATCAAAGGAAAAAGAACTTATTGATATTTCTATTACAACTTATGAATTTTTACCCTTTGATAAAAAACATATGCAAGAATATTTAGATTCAGGGGAATGTTTTGGAAAAGCTGGTGCAATCATGGTTGAGGGATTTTGTAAACCTTATATAAAAAATGTTATTGGATATGAAAGTTGTGCTATGGGATTGTGTGTTGAAAAATTAAAAGTATATCTTTAG
- the fabI gene encoding enoyl-ACP reductase FabI translates to MFMKGKKGVILGVANNKSIAYGIAKACADQGAQIAFTYLNDSLKKRVEPIAAEFGSVDLVYPCDVSNPEEIKALKESLEKDLGQIDFIVHSIAFAPKEGLSGRFYDISRAAFDIAMDVSVYSLIEVVRELKPLLSDNSSILTLTYYGGAKYIPNYNLMGVAKAALEMTTKYLAEDLGRDGIRVNAISAGPIKTLAAAGISDFRFMLKWNEAHSPLKKNVSIEEVGNSGMYLLSDLSSAVTGEIHYVDCGYNIMGMPAVKFDEEGKPTIAWNGEK, encoded by the coding sequence ATGTTTATGAAGGGTAAAAAAGGGGTAATTTTAGGAGTTGCAAATAATAAGTCAATAGCTTATGGAATCGCAAAAGCATGTGCTGATCAAGGTGCTCAAATTGCCTTTACTTATTTAAATGATTCTTTGAAAAAAAGAGTTGAACCAATTGCTGCTGAGTTTGGCAGTGTTGACTTAGTATATCCTTGTGATGTATCAAATCCTGAAGAAATTAAAGCTTTAAAAGAGTCTTTAGAAAAAGATTTAGGACAAATTGATTTTATTGTTCACTCAATTGCCTTTGCTCCAAAAGAGGGATTATCTGGAAGATTTTATGACATTTCAAGAGCAGCTTTTGATATTGCTATGGATGTTTCTGTTTATTCATTAATTGAAGTTGTAAGAGAATTAAAACCTCTATTATCTGATAACTCTTCAATTTTAACATTAACATATTATGGTGGAGCAAAATATATTCCTAACTATAATTTAATGGGTGTTGCAAAAGCAGCTTTAGAAATGACAACTAAATATTTAGCTGAAGATCTTGGACGTGATGGAATTAGAGTAAATGCAATTAGTGCAGGGCCAATTAAAACTTTAGCAGCAGCTGGAATTAGTGATTTTAGATTTATGTTAAAATGGAATGAAGCTCACTCACCATTAAAGAAAAATGTATCTATTGAAGAAGTTGGAAATTCTGGAATGTATTTACTTTCTGATTTAAGTAGTGCTGTAACTGGTGAAATTCATTATGTTGATTGTGGATACAATATTATGGGTATGCCAGCAGTAAAATTCGACGAAGAGGGTAAACCAACAATCGCTTGGAACGGAGAAAAATAG
- the pheA gene encoding chorismate mutase — protein sequence MSEEGLKELRNKLDSIDNNLLELINQRMKIVHEVGALKAKSGGAIYRPEREKSIIDRLEKINIENDGLLNRSAIEALFLEIFAISRNIELPENIAYLGPEGSFTHQAAEGRFGAMSSYISIGSISGIFREVDTKKVRFGVVPIENSSNGIVTDTINCLSKYNLKIIAEVVLDIHHTLATTCDKVSDIKRIYSKDIAFEQCRKFLANFGLDEVELIPIESTTKAARIAANEPGSAAICPHVGAKLHNLPILFENIEDKDNNKTRFFIISDFENASSGNDKTSILVKFPDRQGVLVQFLTDFNEAGINLTKIKSHIVEGNSIFFIDFDGHKDDENVKKVLLKHESSIKVLGSYVKEINDI from the coding sequence ATGAGTGAAGAGGGATTAAAAGAACTAAGAAACAAACTTGATAGTATTGATAATAATTTATTAGAATTAATTAATCAAAGAATGAAAATAGTTCATGAAGTGGGCGCTTTAAAAGCAAAAAGTGGTGGAGCAATTTATAGACCTGAGAGAGAAAAATCAATTATTGACAGACTTGAAAAAATAAATATTGAAAATGATGGACTTCTAAATAGAAGTGCAATTGAAGCTCTATTTTTAGAGATTTTTGCTATTTCAAGAAATATTGAATTACCAGAAAATATTGCATATCTGGGCCCTGAGGGAAGTTTTACTCATCAAGCAGCAGAAGGGCGATTTGGTGCAATGAGTTCTTATATTTCTATTGGCTCAATTAGTGGAATTTTTAGAGAAGTTGATACAAAAAAAGTGAGATTTGGAGTAGTTCCAATTGAAAATTCTTCAAATGGGATTGTAACAGACACTATAAATTGTCTTAGTAAATATAACTTAAAAATTATTGCTGAAGTTGTTTTAGATATTCATCATACTTTAGCAACTACTTGTGATAAAGTAAGTGATATTAAAAGAATTTATTCAAAAGATATTGCTTTTGAACAATGTAGAAAATTTTTAGCAAATTTTGGTTTAGATGAAGTGGAATTAATTCCAATAGAATCTACAACAAAAGCAGCAAGGATTGCAGCAAATGAACCAGGAAGTGCTGCAATTTGTCCACATGTTGGAGCAAAATTACATAATTTACCAATATTATTTGAAAATATTGAAGATAAAGACAATAATAAAACAAGATTTTTTATAATTAGTGATTTTGAAAATGCTTCATCTGGAAATGATAAAACTTCAATATTAGTAAAATTTCCTGACAGACAAGGAGTTTTAGTACAATTTTTAACAGATTTTAATGAAGCTGGAATTAATTTAACTAAAATAAAATCACATATTGTTGAGGGAAATTCAATTTTTTTTATTGATTTTGACGGACATAAAGATGATGAAAACGTTAAAAAGGTATTATTAAAACATGAATCAAGTATTAAGGTTCTTGGTTCTTATGTAAAAGAGATAAACGATATTTAA
- the hisC gene encoding histidinol-phosphate transaminase — MQFNQVLENVTTYEAGKPIELVVREYGVNPKDVIKLASNENPYGTSPKVVAKIKDLVESMSVYPDDSMYELKEALSNKFDVTNKHVIIGSGSDQILEFCVHAKCEKGSKILMANTTFAMYEIYGKQTGAEIIKTKDDQHNLEEFSKLYKEHGADVIFLCLPNNPLGECLDRDDVYAFLETVDKETLIVVDGAYQEFAAFKDENKRIVPKDLIANFPNSIYLGTFSKAYGLGGMRVGYGIAQPEIINTFYKLRAPFNITTLTLAAAIEALKDEEFVTECITKNFEEMKRYEDYASSRGFEYIPSYTNFITIKFGDKFVSKTVAQKLLERGVIVRDLTGYRQNAIRITIGKNEQNTKVFEQLDEVLEKLK; from the coding sequence ATGCAATTTAATCAAGTATTAGAAAATGTTACAACTTATGAAGCTGGAAAACCAATTGAGTTAGTTGTTAGAGAATATGGTGTTAATCCAAAAGATGTTATAAAATTAGCTTCAAACGAAAATCCTTATGGAACTAGTCCAAAAGTTGTAGCTAAGATTAAAGACTTAGTTGAGAGCATGTCGGTTTATCCTGATGATTCAATGTATGAATTGAAAGAGGCATTATCAAATAAATTTGATGTAACTAATAAACATGTAATTATAGGTTCTGGAAGTGATCAGATTTTAGAGTTTTGTGTTCATGCGAAATGTGAAAAAGGCTCAAAAATTCTTATGGCAAACACAACATTTGCTATGTATGAGATTTATGGAAAACAAACTGGTGCTGAAATAATTAAAACAAAAGATGACCAACATAATCTTGAAGAATTTTCTAAATTATATAAAGAACATGGAGCAGATGTAATATTTTTATGTTTACCAAACAATCCTTTAGGTGAATGTTTGGATAGAGATGATGTTTATGCCTTTTTAGAAACAGTTGATAAAGAAACATTAATTGTAGTTGATGGTGCTTATCAAGAGTTTGCTGCATTTAAAGATGAAAACAAAAGAATTGTACCAAAAGATTTAATTGCAAATTTCCCAAATTCAATATATTTAGGAACATTTTCAAAAGCATATGGACTTGGTGGAATGAGAGTTGGATATGGTATTGCTCAACCTGAAATTATTAATACTTTTTATAAATTAAGAGCTCCTTTTAATATCACAACTTTAACACTTGCAGCTGCAATTGAAGCTTTAAAAGATGAAGAGTTTGTAACTGAATGTATTACTAAAAATTTCGAAGAGATGAAAAGATATGAAGATTATGCAAGTTCAAGAGGTTTTGAATATATTCCTTCTTATACAAATTTTATTACAATTAAATTTGGTGATAAATTTGTATCAAAAACGGTTGCACAAAAACTACTTGAAAGAGGAGTAATTGTTCGAGATCTAACTGGATATAGACAAAATGCAATTAGAATTACAATAGGGAAAAATGAGCAAAATACAAAAGTATTTGAACAATTAGACGAAGTATTAGAAAAATTAAAATAA
- a CDS encoding cytochrome-c peroxidase gives MKKVVSLTICLLGASTLFASSSLITKAKDNGLVGIPSSNVELMKLIDDKKDPITKEKVELGKKLYFDPRISKSGLISCNTCHNLGLGGADGISAAIGHGWTANPHHLNSPTVYNSVFFKAQFWDGRSPHLADQAQGPVQAGPEMAAPASLVEQRINSIPEYVNEFKTAYGKDVKIDFEKITATIATFEKKLVTPSKFDDFLNGNEKALNDEEKKGLALFIDKGCTTCHTGIALGGTMQPFQVASQYKFMNIGDFKGDKNGMVKTPTLRNITETAPYFHNGQIWALNDAVKEMGSVQLGIEISDSDANEIVTFLKTLKGVKPDISYPQLPESSIDTARPDSK, from the coding sequence ATGAAAAAAGTAGTGTCACTGACAATATGTTTATTAGGTGCGAGTACATTGTTTGCAAGTAGTTCATTAATTACAAAGGCTAAAGATAATGGTTTAGTTGGTATTCCAAGTTCTAATGTTGAATTAATGAAATTAATTGATGATAAAAAAGATCCAATAACAAAAGAAAAAGTTGAATTAGGTAAAAAGTTATATTTTGACCCTAGGATTTCAAAAAGTGGACTTATTTCATGTAATACTTGTCATAATCTAGGATTGGGTGGTGCAGATGGTATTTCTGCGGCTATTGGTCATGGTTGGACAGCAAATCCACATCACTTAAATTCTCCAACTGTATATAATTCAGTATTTTTTAAAGCGCAATTTTGGGATGGAAGAAGTCCTCATTTAGCTGATCAAGCACAAGGTCCAGTTCAAGCAGGTCCTGAAATGGCTGCACCAGCATCCCTTGTTGAGCAAAGAATTAACTCTATTCCTGAATATGTAAATGAATTTAAAACTGCTTATGGAAAAGATGTAAAAATAGATTTTGAAAAAATCACTGCAACAATTGCAACATTTGAAAAAAAATTAGTAACGCCATCAAAATTTGATGATTTTTTAAATGGGAATGAAAAAGCATTAAACGATGAAGAGAAAAAAGGCTTAGCTTTATTTATAGATAAAGGATGTACAACTTGTCATACAGGAATTGCTCTTGGTGGAACAATGCAACCATTCCAAGTGGCTTCACAATATAAATTCATGAATATAGGAGATTTTAAAGGTGATAAAAATGGAATGGTTAAAACACCAACATTAAGAAATATTACAGAAACAGCACCATATTTCCATAATGGACAAATTTGGGCATTAAATGATGCAGTAAAAGAGATGGGTTCAGTTCAATTAGGAATTGAGATTTCAGATTCTGATGCAAATGAAATAGTTACTTTCTTAAAAACACTAAAAGGTGTAAAACCAGATATTTCTTATCCACAACTTCCAGAATCTTCAATAGATACTGCAAGACCAGATTCTAAATAA
- a CDS encoding tellurium resistance protein TerC, producing MALLSKLSGIFIFLSFLLTIYAYFFNNNLLIISGLFAWISLLILFSGLKSKKIIIILFILSFFAFVFSYFNDYKIDFIKVFTVNQYLLTLLIAVGFLRLIASPKKEKISELPKGKKSFIKTYISVHLFGSVINLSSLILVADKMYKKAPLSATQIVLLTRAFASDAFWSPFFVAFAAAITYAPKLNTFIILLNGIILALLAFFITYYEVLKNKKFNLDEFNGYPLSFESLYLPFLLALLVLFTNHFHPEIKVIVLISSYSVLMTLLILPVKKGVKDSFKKFNLHIIDELPRMKGELSLFLVAGMFGISISSILIGMNLNLPFEVFDWQIASILLLIFIIFAFVGIHPIITIAIIGDFLSGVNHTLLAVTFLMAWSITVSTSPFSGLNLTIVARYNFEAKEIFKLNIFYAAKMYLISIFCLFILSNYLKL from the coding sequence ATGGCACTTTTATCAAAATTATCAGGTATCTTTATTTTTTTATCTTTTTTGTTGACTATATATGCATATTTTTTTAACAATAATCTTTTGATTATTTCAGGTTTATTTGCTTGGATTTCATTACTAATACTTTTTTCAGGACTTAAGAGTAAAAAAATTATTATTATTCTATTTATATTGAGTTTTTTTGCTTTTGTTTTTTCATATTTTAATGATTATAAAATTGATTTTATAAAAGTCTTTACAGTTAATCAATATTTATTAACACTACTAATAGCAGTTGGATTTTTAAGATTGATTGCAAGTCCAAAAAAAGAGAAAATATCAGAATTACCAAAAGGAAAAAAATCATTTATAAAAACATATATAAGTGTACATCTTTTTGGTTCAGTTATTAATTTATCTTCACTGATTTTAGTAGCTGATAAAATGTATAAAAAAGCACCTTTGAGTGCTACTCAAATTGTTTTATTAACAAGAGCATTTGCAAGTGATGCTTTTTGGTCACCATTTTTTGTAGCTTTTGCTGCTGCTATTACTTATGCCCCTAAACTGAATACTTTTATTATTTTATTAAATGGAATAATTTTAGCTTTATTAGCTTTTTTCATTACATATTACGAAGTATTAAAAAATAAAAAGTTTAATTTAGATGAATTTAATGGTTATCCCTTATCTTTTGAGAGTTTATATTTACCTTTTCTATTGGCTTTATTAGTATTATTTACAAATCATTTTCATCCAGAAATAAAAGTAATAGTGTTAATTTCAAGTTATTCTGTTTTAATGACACTGCTAATTTTACCAGTAAAAAAAGGAGTAAAGGATTCTTTTAAAAAATTCAACTTACATATTATAGATGAATTACCTAGAATGAAAGGTGAATTATCACTATTTTTAGTAGCTGGAATGTTTGGTATTTCAATTAGTTCAATATTAATAGGAATGAATTTAAATCTACCTTTTGAAGTTTTTGATTGGCAAATTGCCTCTATATTACTTTTAATATTTATAATTTTTGCTTTTGTTGGAATTCATCCAATTATTACAATAGCAATTATTGGAGACTTTTTAAGTGGAGTAAATCATACACTTTTAGCAGTTACTTTTTTAATGGCTTGGTCAATTACAGTTTCAACATCACCATTTTCTGGATTGAATCTTACAATTGTAGCTAGATATAATTTTGAAGCAAAAGAGATTTTTAAATTAAATATCTTTTATGCTGCAAAAATGTATTTAATTTCTATTTTTTGTTTATTTATTTTGTCAAATTATTTAAAATTATAA
- the lysA gene encoding diaminopimelate decarboxylase, whose product MSINFKELANKYQTPYYVYDFDHITKQYEELKGAFRARKSLIAYAVKANSNLSVIKHLADLGAGADCVSIGEVKRALKVGIAPYKIIFSGVGKIDDEIREALNLDILMINVESDAELNRVETIARELGKVARISIRVNPNIDPQTHPYISTGLHENKFGVDIDTAKRMYIQCKNSENLEPVGMHCHIGSQLTQLQPIKESVKIVADLVRNLKAIKIELSFMDIGGGLGIVYDNETLIDTKEYAQSVLDNMFGLDITIICEPGRFMVGNAGTFVTKVLYEKVNGNKRFVIVDGAMNDLIRPSLYNAYHRIEVLNDNQEFSDCNLVGPICESGDFFAKNVQLPKTQHNDLVAIYSAGAYGFTMASNYNTRGRVAEIAVENGIDRLIRKRETFEDIIALEEEFIK is encoded by the coding sequence ATGAGTATAAATTTTAAAGAGTTAGCAAATAAATATCAAACGCCTTATTATGTGTATGATTTTGACCATATTACAAAACAATATGAAGAGTTAAAAGGTGCATTTAGAGCAAGAAAATCGTTAATTGCATATGCTGTAAAAGCAAATTCAAATCTGTCTGTAATTAAACATTTAGCAGATTTAGGTGCAGGCGCAGATTGTGTTAGTATTGGTGAAGTGAAACGTGCTTTAAAAGTAGGGATTGCTCCTTATAAAATCATTTTTTCTGGTGTTGGAAAAATTGATGATGAAATTAGAGAAGCTTTAAATCTTGATATTTTAATGATAAATGTTGAAAGTGATGCTGAATTAAATAGAGTTGAAACAATTGCGCGTGAATTAGGAAAAGTTGCTAGAATATCAATTAGAGTAAATCCAAATATTGACCCTCAAACTCATCCATATATTTCAACTGGACTTCATGAAAATAAATTTGGTGTAGATATTGATACTGCAAAAAGAATGTATATTCAATGTAAAAATTCTGAAAATTTAGAACCAGTTGGGATGCATTGTCATATTGGTTCTCAATTAACTCAACTACAGCCAATTAAAGAATCAGTAAAAATTGTTGCTGATTTAGTAAGAAATTTAAAAGCAATTAAAATTGAACTATCTTTTATGGATATTGGAGGTGGTTTAGGAATTGTATATGATAATGAAACTTTAATTGATACAAAAGAGTATGCACAATCTGTATTAGATAATATGTTTGGATTAGATATTACAATAATTTGTGAACCAGGTAGATTTATGGTTGGAAATGCTGGAACATTTGTAACAAAAGTTTTATATGAAAAAGTAAATGGAAATAAAAGATTTGTTATTGTTGATGGAGCAATGAATGATTTAATTAGACCATCTTTATACAATGCTTATCATAGAATTGAAGTTTTAAATGACAATCAAGAGTTTTCAGATTGTAATTTAGTTGGACCAATTTGTGAAAGTGGAGACTTTTTTGCTAAAAATGTTCAATTACCAAAAACTCAACATAATGATTTAGTAGCAATTTACAGTGCTGGAGCTTATGGATTTACAATGGCTAGCAATTACAATACAAGAGGAAGAGTTGCTGAAATTGCAGTAGAAAATGGAATTGATAGATTAATTAGAAAAAGAGAAACTTTTGAAGATATAATTGCTTTAGAAGAAGAGTTTATAAAATAA
- the dxs gene encoding 1-deoxy-D-xylulose-5-phosphate synthase, whose protein sequence is MEIKDKSVKELETLSQEIRDRIIDVVSRKGGHFSSTLGAVELTLGMHYVFDAYSDPFIFDVSHQCYPHKLLTGRWEEFETVRQFGGLSGFTKPNESPADYFVAGHSSTSISLAVGAAKAIALKKENRVPIVMIGDGSMTAGMVYEALNELGDIKLPVVIILNDNEMSIAKPIGAISKYLSKLLAGKYYQGFKGKVDKFIKKNMPEGTTYIAKRMEEALKLITPGILFEEMGIDYIGPIDGHDIAEIIDTLQIAKAMGKPVIVHARTVKGKGYPIAEGQHECWHGVGPFNIQDGVFIKKEAPKAATAVFADALLELARNHENVVGVTAAMPSGTGINKLMKEFPDRFWDVAIAEQHAITSMAAMAKEGFKPFITIYSTFLQRGFDQIIHDVCILNLPVVFAMDRAGIVGNDGETHQGAFDISYLRFIPNMILFAPRDNTTLESGLEFAYNLTGPCAIRYPRGAFKELIYPSTPFTLGKAELLKVGSCKKLFIGYGAGVSRAIETESLHKDDIAIFDLRFVKPIDKDTLVELSKKYNDWYVFSDSQKQGGVASAILEVLNEKKIHNVDVTSFEYNDNFIEHGDTNLVEESLELLPQQLVLKIK, encoded by the coding sequence ATGGAAATAAAAGATAAATCAGTAAAAGAGTTAGAAACACTATCACAAGAAATAAGAGATAGAATTATTGATGTGGTATCAAGAAAGGGTGGACATTTCTCGTCTACTCTTGGAGCTGTTGAGTTAACTCTTGGAATGCATTATGTATTTGATGCATATAGTGATCCTTTTATTTTCGATGTTTCTCACCAATGTTATCCCCATAAGCTCTTAACTGGACGATGGGAAGAGTTTGAAACTGTAAGACAATTTGGAGGACTTAGTGGTTTTACAAAACCAAATGAGAGTCCTGCTGATTATTTTGTAGCTGGACATAGTTCAACTTCAATATCTTTAGCTGTTGGAGCTGCTAAAGCAATCGCTTTAAAAAAAGAGAACAGAGTTCCAATTGTTATGATTGGAGATGGCTCAATGACTGCTGGCATGGTTTATGAAGCTTTAAATGAACTTGGGGATATAAAACTTCCTGTTGTAATTATTCTAAATGACAATGAGATGTCAATTGCAAAACCAATTGGAGCTATTTCAAAATATTTATCAAAACTTCTTGCAGGAAAATATTATCAAGGATTCAAAGGAAAAGTTGATAAATTTATTAAAAAGAATATGCCAGAAGGCACAACTTACATAGCAAAAAGAATGGAAGAAGCTTTAAAATTAATAACTCCTGGGATTTTGTTTGAAGAGATGGGAATTGATTATATAGGTCCAATTGATGGACATGATATTGCTGAAATTATTGACACTTTACAAATAGCAAAAGCAATGGGAAAACCAGTAATTGTTCATGCAAGAACTGTAAAAGGAAAAGGTTATCCAATTGCTGAGGGACAACATGAATGTTGGCATGGAGTTGGGCCTTTTAATATTCAAGATGGTGTATTTATTAAAAAAGAAGCACCAAAAGCTGCTACTGCTGTATTTGCTGATGCCTTACTTGAATTGGCACGAAATCATGAAAATGTGGTTGGTGTAACTGCTGCAATGCCAAGTGGTACAGGAATTAATAAACTTATGAAAGAGTTTCCTGACAGGTTTTGGGATGTGGCAATTGCAGAACAACATGCAATTACTTCAATGGCAGCAATGGCTAAAGAGGGTTTTAAACCATTTATTACTATTTATTCAACTTTTCTTCAAAGAGGATTTGACCAAATTATTCATGATGTATGTATATTAAATCTTCCAGTTGTTTTTGCAATGGATAGAGCAGGAATTGTTGGAAATGATGGAGAAACTCATCAAGGAGCTTTTGATATTTCATATTTAAGATTTATACCAAATATGATTTTGTTTGCTCCAAGAGATAATACAACTTTAGAATCAGGTTTAGAATTTGCTTATAATTTAACAGGTCCTTGTGCAATTAGATACCCAAGAGGTGCATTTAAAGAGTTAATTTATCCATCAACTCCATTTACTTTAGGAAAAGCAGAACTTCTAAAAGTTGGAAGTTGTAAAAAACTATTTATTGGATATGGAGCAGGGGTTAGCAGGGCTATCGAGACAGAGTCTTTACATAAAGATGATATTGCAATATTTGACTTAAGATTTGTAAAACCAATTGATAAAGATACATTAGTTGAATTATCAAAAAAATATAATGATTGGTATGTATTCTCAGATTCTCAAAAACAAGGTGGAGTTGCTAGTGCAATTTTAGAAGTTTTAAATGAGAAAAAAATCCATAATGTAGATGTAACATCATTTGAATATAATGATAATTTTATAGAACATGGTGATACAAATCTAGTTGAAGAATCTTTAGAACTTTTACCACAACAATTAGTATTAAAAATTAAATAA
- a CDS encoding DMT family transporter: MKYYVFLVLTVLFWSGNFVFGRLVSTSIEPTQLSFFRWFFVLVILLPYILIHYKNILSVFKKKYILIITFGALGISGFNTFLYYGLQTTTATNALLINSSIPIFIIVLSSLIFRTKITKLQLTGVIISTLGVMYLILKGEINHISQLEFTSGDLWIIAACVDWALYTVLLKHKPKELNSFEFFGLTTLIGTIILYCLFLYQGYSFNLDFLENEKVLYSLIYIVIFPSILAFYFWNISTVEVGVNKAGQFTHLMPIFGAILAYLFLGEVLKSYHLVGISLIGLGIYLSIFFKREKI; this comes from the coding sequence ATGAAATATTATGTTTTTTTAGTTTTAACCGTACTTTTTTGGTCTGGAAATTTTGTATTTGGACGATTAGTTTCAACAAGTATTGAACCCACGCAATTGTCATTTTTTAGATGGTTTTTTGTTTTAGTCATCTTACTGCCTTATATTTTGATTCATTATAAAAATATTCTAAGTGTATTTAAAAAAAAATATATTTTAATCATAACTTTTGGTGCTTTGGGAATTTCTGGTTTTAACACTTTTTTATATTATGGTTTACAAACTACAACTGCCACAAATGCCTTATTAATTAATTCTAGTATTCCAATATTTATAATTGTTTTATCTTCTTTGATTTTTAGAACAAAAATTACAAAACTGCAATTAACAGGTGTAATTATTTCTACATTAGGTGTTATGTATCTAATTTTAAAAGGTGAAATAAATCATATTTCGCAGTTAGAGTTTACTAGTGGAGATTTATGGATAATTGCTGCTTGTGTTGATTGGGCTTTATATACTGTATTATTAAAACATAAACCCAAAGAGTTAAACTCTTTTGAATTCTTTGGTTTAACTACGCTTATTGGTACAATTATTTTATATTGTTTATTTCTTTATCAAGGTTACAGTTTTAATTTAGACTTTTTAGAGAATGAAAAGGTTTTATACTCATTAATATATATTGTAATTTTTCCATCAATTTTGGCATTTTACTTTTGGAATATTTCAACCGTTGAAGTAGGGGTAAATAAAGCAGGACAATTCACACATTTAATGCCAATCTTTGGAGCAATTTTGGCTTATTTATTTTTAGGTGAAGTATTAAAATCTTATCATTTAGTTGGGATTAGCTTAATAGGTTTAGGAATTTATTTATCAATATTTTTTAAAAGAGAAAAAATATAA